The sequence below is a genomic window from Sorangiineae bacterium MSr12523.
GTAGCTGCCAGCGGAAGATGAGCGAGTGCTGACCCGGTGCGAACGTGCCGTGGATGCGCGCACCGCGCTTTTCGACGGCATCGACGCCTTGGTCACTCATGCTTTCCTGGCCCCTGAGGGCGGTGAACTCCGCCGGAAGGGTCATGACCAGGTTGTCCGGCACCCAGGCCGCGCGTCCGAAGTTGTAGACGTTGATGGCCTCTTCGAACTGGATGCGATCGTCCTTCAACTCGGCGTAGAGGTTCGCCTGCATGACCACCAGGGCCTGCTCGAGATCCGAGGTGACCGGGTAGACGTGCAGCTTGACCCTCATGCCCGATTTGGAAGGCGCCAGCTGAAAGGGCGTGGCCGCGAAGACGGCACCCTCGCGGGGAACGGTCACGCGGTAGGCGACGCCCGAACCCGTTTCCAAGCTGTCGAAGCGCACCGCGCCCTCGGCGTTGGTGATCTGGTTCACGTGCCTGCGCGCATCGCCCTTGGCCACCGATTGCTGCAGGATGCCCAAGGTGACGTCGACGTTGGGGAGCGGCTTGTTCTCCGGATCGAGGATCTGCACGGCGATGGTGCCCGGCGGCAACGCGGAATCGTCGTCGACGATGTCCTGGGGCGCGCGGAACATGCCGTTGCCTTGACCTTGGTGCGGGTTGTTTGCGCCATGCGGGTCATGCGGATCGTCCCCATCGCCATCGGGATCGTCGTCGCGCAACGCGGCCGGGTGCCCGGGCGGAAGCTGCTCGTCGCCGCGCACGGGACCGGGATGATCGGGCGCTGCATCACGCCGGCCTGCATCGCTCGACGCGCGCGCATCGGGGGCGCCGGCGTCCGCCGGCTTCGGGATGATCGGTGCCGCAGGCTTGGGCGCCTGCGCGTGGGCCATGCCAGCGAGAAGGAAGACCAGCGCGAAACTAAGCTTGCGCATTGGCCACCTCCTGCAGCGCGTTTCCGCACTTCTTGCAAAAGGCCGCATCGCTCTCGTTCGAGGTCGCGCACTTCGAACACGCCACACGCGCCACGGGTGCGGGCGCCTCCTCCTTCTCCTCGTCAACCGCCGTCTCGGCTCCCTCCCGCTCCGGGGAAGGGTCGGGGAGGGGGAGACCATCGGCCAGCCCGCGCTTTGCCAAATGCTTCTGCGCAATCTCCTCCGCGCGTGCGCGGTACGGTTCCACCTCGGCGTCGATCTCGCGCA
It includes:
- a CDS encoding carboxypeptidase-like regulatory domain-containing protein, whose amino-acid sequence is MRKLSFALVFLLAGMAHAQAPKPAAPIIPKPADAGAPDARASSDAGRRDAAPDHPGPVRGDEQLPPGHPAALRDDDPDGDGDDPHDPHGANNPHQGQGNGMFRAPQDIVDDDSALPPGTIAVQILDPENKPLPNVDVTLGILQQSVAKGDARRHVNQITNAEGAVRFDSLETGSGVAYRVTVPREGAVFAATPFQLAPSKSGMRVKLHVYPVTSDLEQALVVMQANLYAELKDDRIQFEEAINVYNFGRAAWVPDNLVMTLPAEFTALRGQESMSDQGVDAVEKRGARIHGTFAPGQHSLIFRWQLPYAGASNVDIRVGLPPRVAAARVLAAASQDMKLRVEGFPAAMPNSDMNGGRLLETTKEMQRGEVLRDLNITLSDIPTPGPARFIATGLAALGVVFGLGYAYQTRGRRRVVPKGDAKRTRQQLLFELEELERAHQAGDIGPKTYERARREIVDAIARTLAS